The genomic DNA GATTGAGGTTATAAAATATTATTTTTGGTAATAAATAATTAATACTGAGTTTTAATTATAACTTGATTAGTATGAGTTAATATCTCCTCTGCAGTCTTATATCTGTAGTAATTATTAAGTTAGAGAGGCTTTTTATGAGTACTAATATACGGTCAAAAGTAGTTTTAGACACAAAAGATAAAGTTGATGATATATCTTTTCTATACATAGAGTGCTTGCGTCTTGTAGAGCGTTTGCACAGGAGTTTATTATGCGTTACAAGGGATGAATTCGAACGAAAAGGTCGTAACGATATTAATTCTGTACAGGCACTTCTTCTTTTTAATATTGGAGATTCTGAATTAACCGCAGGAGAACTTCGTTCTCGCGGATATTATTTAGGCTCTAATGTATCATATAATTTAAAGAAATTGATTGAACTTGGTTTTATTAAACATCAGAAATCACGAGTTGATAAGCGTTCTATTCGTATCAGCTTAACTCCATCTGGAAAAGAAATCGCTAAAACAATTTTTGATCTTTACAAGCGTCATGTAGAATCGATTAGTCAAGTAGGAGGATTATCGGCTGATGATTTCATATTTATTAATAAAACTTTACAACGTCTAGATCGTTTTTGGGGAGACCAGATTGCATATCGTTTATGAAAATAACTAATTGAATTATTAAAAAAAATTGAGGGATTTTAAGAATTATTATTAATAATTTTATATTTGATTTGAATTTATTTATTTGATAGATCTTGAGTTTAGTATTTTTCATTTTTACGAAAATGATTAATATTTATTTGTATTAATATAATAAATGCTATTTATATGTTTCTTGATATATATAATGATATATAATATTACTGGATTTATTTTGAAGTATATCAAGATCAGGACATTGAGAAAATTATGGTATTTTATCGTTTTATTCCTTTAATCTTATGCTTTTTATATTCGATTTTTTTTGTGTCTTTTTCTGTTTATGCAAATACATTAGATGAGGTTATTGAGAATTCGTACCATTCCAATGCAAATTCTAGTTTTGATGCTTCGATTTCCAGTATAAATTATAAGATGAATTCGGATGTTCCTTTAGTAAGTTCTATATCGGTAGCTAATATAGAAAGATCTATTGCTTTTTATCGGTCTATAGTTAATAGGGGCGGTTGGCAGGAATTGCCGGAATATGGTTCTATGCGATTAGGAGACAATGGTGTTTTAGTTCAAAGATTGCGGGAAAGATTAATAATATCAGGCGATTTAGATCCTTCATTAGGATTTTCTGCAGTATTCGATTCGTATGTTAAAGCTGCTGTTGAATTCTTTCAGATTAGGCATGGATTGTTGCCAAATGGGATTGTTGATAAATCTACTATCGCAGCTATGAACGTTCCAGCAGACTTTAGGTTAAGGCAGCTGCTTGTTAATTTATCTCGTATTAAAATTATGCTGAAAAAGAATATGGGTAGTCGTTATGTAGTTGCTAACATACCAGATGCAACGATAGAGGCTGTAGATGGAGGGAAGGTAGCTTTTCGTAGTATCGCAATAGTTGGTAGAGTAGATCGTCAGACCCCTATACTACATTCTAAAATACGTCGAATTGTATTCAATCCTTATTGGGTTATTCCTCGTTCTATTATTAAGAAAGATATTATAGATTTAATACGTGAATATCCTTCATATTTAAAAGATAATAATATTCGCATACTTAATTATAAAGGAATAGAGATAACTCCAGAAGATGTTGATTGGGAATTGCCCGATGCTTCAAATTTTATTTTTCGACAAGATCCAGGTAAAATTAATGCTATGGCTTCGACAAAAATTGAATTTTATAGTAATGCAAATGTTTATATGCATGATACACCTGAGCCTGCTTTATTTGGTAATATAGATAGGTTTGAAACTTCTGGGTGTATTCGAGTGAGTAATATCACAAATCTTAGCTTATGGCTTCTTAAAGAAACTCCAGGGTGGTCTAGAAGTCATATTGAAGAGATTATTAAAACTAGGAAGACAACTCCTGTTGTACTTAGTGCTGAGGTTCCTATTCATTTTATTTATATCTCTGCTTGGTCTGTGAAAGATTCGGTAGTACAGTTTCGTGATGATATTTATGGATTGGATAATATTAGTACACATGTTCCATCTCCAATAGTTCACTCAATAAAGTCTACCACTGCGGGTGATATAATTTAGAAATTATATTTATACTTAAATTATTATTTATGCTGTTTATGTTTTAATCAGACAAAATCTTCTTATGAAAGGAATTTTTGTAATATGAATCAATCGCATGTGAAATTTTTCAATCAACCCTTAATTGAAGCTGATCAAAGTGTATTTTCTTTGATAGGAAAAGAAAAAGTTAGACAAAATCAAGAGATACAGTTGATTGCTTCTGAAAATATGGTTTCTCGAGCTGTTTTAGAAGCTCAAGGATCGATTCTTACTAATAAATATGCTGAAGGATATCCTAGAAGTCGCTATTATGGTGGT from Candidatus Liberibacter americanus str. Sao Paulo includes the following:
- a CDS encoding L,D-transpeptidase family protein, which translates into the protein MVFYRFIPLILCFLYSIFFVSFSVYANTLDEVIENSYHSNANSSFDASISSINYKMNSDVPLVSSISVANIERSIAFYRSIVNRGGWQELPEYGSMRLGDNGVLVQRLRERLIISGDLDPSLGFSAVFDSYVKAAVEFFQIRHGLLPNGIVDKSTIAAMNVPADFRLRQLLVNLSRIKIMLKKNMGSRYVVANIPDATIEAVDGGKVAFRSIAIVGRVDRQTPILHSKIRRIVFNPYWVIPRSIIKKDIIDLIREYPSYLKDNNIRILNYKGIEITPEDVDWELPDASNFIFRQDPGKINAMASTKIEFYSNANVYMHDTPEPALFGNIDRFETSGCIRVSNITNLSLWLLKETPGWSRSHIEEIIKTRKTTPVVLSAEVPIHFIYISAWSVKDSVVQFRDDIYGLDNISTHVPSPIVHSIKSTTAGDII
- the ldtR gene encoding transcriptional regulator LdtR; this encodes MSTNIRSKVVLDTKDKVDDISFLYIECLRLVERLHRSLLCVTRDEFERKGRNDINSVQALLLFNIGDSELTAGELRSRGYYLGSNVSYNLKKLIELGFIKHQKSRVDKRSIRISLTPSGKEIAKTIFDLYKRHVESISQVGGLSADDFIFINKTLQRLDRFWGDQIAYRL